From a single Bacillus sp. NEB1478 genomic region:
- the copZ gene encoding copper chaperone CopZ: MEKVTLSVEGMSCNHCVNAIEGSVGKLEGVSSTKVNLSEGNVAVEYDSSKVSLEKIKDTIDDQGYDVK, encoded by the coding sequence ATGGAAAAAGTAACATTAAGTGTTGAAGGAATGTCATGTAACCACTGTGTAAATGCTATTGAGGGTAGTGTTGGAAAGTTAGAGGGTGTCTCCAGTACAAAAGTAAATCTTAGTGAAGGTAACGTTGCTGTAGAATATGATTCATCAAAAGTTAGCTTGGAGAAAATCAAAGATACGATTGATGATCAAGGTTACGATGTAAAATAA
- a CDS encoding (2Fe-2S) ferredoxin domain-containing protein, protein MELTGVSKHVLLCNGVSCSKNGSEEVTNLIRQEIKRLGLMEKIHTTKTLCNGRCKEGPIVIVYPDGDWYKEITPKKSSQLINKINNNEKLIDSLSYKFEGKSFKTI, encoded by the coding sequence ATGGAACTAACAGGTGTTTCAAAGCATGTTCTTTTATGTAACGGAGTCAGCTGTTCAAAGAATGGTTCAGAAGAAGTGACTAATTTAATCCGACAAGAGATTAAAAGATTAGGATTAATGGAAAAAATTCATACCACAAAAACACTTTGTAACGGGAGATGTAAAGAAGGGCCTATAGTTATTGTTTATCCTGATGGTGACTGGTATAAAGAAATAACTCCCAAAAAGAGTAGTCAGCTGATTAATAAGATAAATAACAACGAAAAGTTAATCGACTCTCTTTCATATAAATTTGAAGGTAAATCATTTAAAACAATATAA
- a CDS encoding heavy metal translocating P-type ATPase, protein MSSKETTLQISGMTCAACAVRIEKGLNKLDGVEKANVNLALEKSTVSYDPKILKVADLEKKIEDLGYGVIKEKAEFNLTGMTCAACATRIEKGLNKLPGVLKANVNLALETGSVQYNPSEVSIVDMIKKVDQLGYGAAIKEDNKESVDHRALEIEKQKGKFIFSVILSLPLLWAMVNHFEFASFIYLPEMFMNPWVQLALATPVQFIVGKQFYVGAYKALKNKSANMDVLVALGTSAAYFYSLYLSILSIGTNEGMVEMYFETSAVLITLIVLGKLFEAKAKGRSSEAIKKLMGLQAKTAIVVREDKEIEIPIEEVLTGDIVFVKPGEKVPVDGEIIEGHSALDESMLTGESVPVDKTVGDTVIGATINKNGFLKIKATKVGKETALAQIIKVVEEAQGSKAPIQRLADQISGIFVPIVVGIAILTFIIWFFWVSPGEFAVALEKLIAVLVIACPCALGLATPTSIMAGSGRSAEFGILFKGGEHLETTHRIDTVILDKTGTVTNGAPELTDILVESAFNEEEVLKLVGSAEKNSEHPLAQAIVEGITKKGILLTKSDHFDAIPGFGIKAIVDNKILLIGTRKLMKENNITINDPDSQMETFEKAGKTAMLIAIDNQYAGIIAVADTIKGTSKDAIARLKEMNLKVIMITGDNQQTARYIADQVGIDHVIAEVLPEGKADEVKKLQQQGNKVAMVGDGINDAPALAVADIGMAIGTGTDVAMEAADVTLIRGDLNSIADAIYMSKKTILNIKQNLFWAFAYNALGVPVAALGFLAPWLAGAAMAFSSVSVVLNALRLQKVKL, encoded by the coding sequence ATGAGTTCAAAAGAAACAACTTTACAAATATCCGGTATGACTTGTGCAGCATGTGCAGTCCGAATTGAAAAAGGGTTGAATAAGTTGGACGGCGTCGAGAAGGCAAATGTAAACCTTGCTCTTGAAAAATCAACCGTTTCTTATGATCCTAAAATTTTAAAGGTAGCAGATCTCGAGAAAAAAATTGAGGATCTCGGATATGGCGTTATCAAGGAAAAAGCTGAATTCAATCTAACTGGAATGACGTGTGCAGCTTGTGCCACAAGGATTGAAAAGGGGCTGAACAAACTGCCTGGAGTGCTTAAAGCCAACGTGAATCTAGCTTTAGAAACAGGGTCTGTTCAATATAATCCCTCTGAAGTTTCTATTGTAGATATGATTAAAAAAGTTGACCAACTGGGATATGGTGCAGCCATAAAGGAAGATAACAAGGAATCAGTTGATCACAGAGCACTAGAAATTGAAAAACAAAAAGGGAAATTCATATTTTCTGTCATACTATCCCTCCCTTTATTATGGGCGATGGTCAACCACTTTGAGTTTGCATCTTTTATATATCTACCTGAGATGTTCATGAACCCATGGGTTCAATTGGCGCTTGCAACGCCTGTGCAGTTTATTGTCGGTAAACAATTTTATGTCGGGGCTTACAAAGCACTCAAGAATAAAAGTGCGAACATGGATGTACTTGTTGCTCTTGGAACATCGGCAGCCTATTTCTACAGTTTATATCTCTCTATCCTTTCCATCGGTACCAATGAGGGAATGGTTGAGATGTACTTTGAAACATCGGCGGTGTTAATCACTCTTATCGTTTTAGGGAAGCTTTTTGAAGCAAAAGCGAAAGGTCGTTCTTCAGAAGCAATCAAAAAGCTCATGGGACTACAAGCAAAAACCGCAATCGTTGTCCGTGAGGATAAAGAAATTGAGATTCCGATTGAAGAAGTTTTAACTGGAGACATCGTTTTTGTAAAACCGGGTGAAAAAGTACCGGTGGATGGTGAGATCATCGAAGGGCATTCCGCTTTGGATGAATCGATGCTAACAGGCGAGAGCGTTCCCGTAGATAAAACAGTTGGTGACACAGTAATCGGTGCGACGATAAACAAAAACGGTTTTCTAAAGATAAAAGCGACCAAAGTAGGTAAAGAAACAGCTCTCGCACAGATCATAAAAGTTGTAGAAGAAGCTCAGGGATCGAAAGCTCCCATTCAGCGACTCGCTGACCAAATCTCAGGAATATTCGTACCTATAGTAGTTGGGATTGCCATTCTAACGTTCATCATCTGGTTTTTCTGGGTAAGTCCAGGTGAGTTCGCTGTTGCGCTTGAAAAATTAATAGCTGTTCTCGTTATAGCATGTCCATGTGCATTAGGACTCGCGACTCCAACTTCTATCATGGCTGGATCTGGCCGATCAGCTGAGTTTGGGATTCTATTTAAAGGTGGAGAACATTTAGAAACCACTCATCGAATCGATACAGTGATCCTAGATAAGACAGGAACCGTTACAAACGGAGCACCGGAACTTACAGATATACTTGTAGAATCTGCATTTAATGAAGAAGAAGTATTAAAACTTGTCGGTTCAGCTGAAAAAAATTCTGAGCATCCTCTTGCACAAGCTATTGTCGAAGGGATTACTAAAAAGGGAATTCTGTTAACCAAATCGGATCATTTTGATGCTATACCTGGGTTTGGAATTAAAGCAATTGTGGATAATAAGATTCTCCTTATCGGAACACGAAAGTTAATGAAAGAAAACAACATTACGATTAATGATCCAGACAGTCAGATGGAGACTTTTGAAAAAGCGGGGAAAACCGCCATGCTGATTGCGATTGATAATCAATATGCTGGTATCATAGCTGTAGCAGATACCATTAAAGGGACTTCTAAAGATGCTATTGCCAGGTTGAAGGAAATGAATCTCAAAGTCATAATGATCACTGGTGATAACCAGCAAACCGCTAGATACATCGCAGATCAAGTAGGTATTGATCATGTGATCGCTGAAGTTCTTCCTGAAGGGAAAGCAGATGAAGTGAAAAAACTGCAGCAGCAAGGAAATAAAGTAGCGATGGTCGGTGACGGAATAAATGATGCTCCTGCACTAGCTGTAGCAGATATCGGGATGGCGATCGGTACAGGTACCGATGTAGCTATGGAAGCTGCTGATGTAACGTTGATTCGTGGAGATCTAAACAGTATTGCTGATGCTATCTATATGAGTAAAAAAACGATTTTAAATATCAAACAAAACCTATTTTGGGCATTTGCTTATAACGCTTTAGGTGTTCCAGTTGCAGCACTAGGTTTTCTTGCACCTTGGCTTGCAGGGGCTGCGATGGCCTTCAGTTCAGTATCCGTAGTTTTGAACGCACTTAGACTTCAAAAGGTAAAACTATAG